A single Pseudobdellovibrionaceae bacterium DNA region contains:
- a CDS encoding MltA domain-containing protein, translating to MRGWVRGLLLPLTLVSCTPVLAKSKGPGSEVVAGTFQTPTRLAQAQEVPKFVDDLDFTWLETAVLRQLARFEKKHLTGFIYYGQDKYPLSRVVESLELLSDLARQYKTCLSVDSKIECQTRFHQQVIGGFNIYVPHLAPKDPRYEEKETTFFTGYYTPLIKVTDRPHPDYPHAIHSRPPKGAFSKATRVEIDFDHVLRNSGTEMFFAKDLFDLYIMHVEGGGKVEVQGGGGKESYYLSYDGTNKQSFRFISRYMMEKGYIQDRSNASQHQFLLENPDKQREIYEYCPSYVFFKITSTPPLGSDGVPLTDNRSIATDSDLYRFKGGLAFVSSYRPEEGQGEAEERANTIKYRPYSRFVLDQDTGGAIKGKSRVDLYWGEGDYASFAAHNSSHFGNIFWLIKK from the coding sequence ATGAGGGGTTGGGTTCGCGGCCTTTTACTGCCACTGACTTTGGTGTCATGCACACCGGTATTGGCAAAAAGCAAAGGGCCCGGTTCCGAAGTCGTAGCTGGCACATTTCAGACCCCCACTCGTTTGGCTCAAGCCCAGGAGGTACCGAAGTTTGTTGATGATCTAGATTTCACCTGGCTGGAAACAGCTGTACTGCGGCAATTGGCGCGATTTGAAAAGAAACATCTTACAGGGTTCATTTATTACGGCCAGGACAAATATCCTCTCAGTCGCGTTGTCGAAAGTCTTGAGCTGTTATCGGACCTGGCTCGACAGTACAAGACCTGTTTGTCCGTTGATTCTAAAATCGAATGCCAAACGAGATTCCATCAGCAAGTGATCGGGGGATTCAATATTTACGTACCGCATTTGGCTCCCAAGGACCCTCGGTACGAGGAAAAGGAAACAACCTTTTTTACCGGTTACTATACCCCTCTCATCAAAGTAACGGATCGTCCTCATCCAGACTATCCTCACGCAATTCACAGTCGACCGCCGAAGGGGGCGTTTAGCAAAGCGACGCGTGTGGAGATTGATTTCGACCATGTGCTAAGGAATTCCGGGACAGAGATGTTTTTCGCCAAGGATCTATTTGATCTCTACATTATGCACGTTGAAGGCGGGGGAAAGGTGGAGGTTCAGGGCGGAGGCGGGAAAGAGAGTTATTACCTGAGCTATGATGGAACCAACAAGCAATCGTTCCGGTTCATTTCTAGGTATATGATGGAAAAGGGCTACATCCAGGACAGGTCTAATGCCTCTCAACACCAGTTCCTATTGGAGAATCCCGACAAGCAACGTGAGATTTACGAGTATTGCCCAAGCTACGTATTTTTCAAAATTACCTCCACTCCGCCCTTGGGGAGTGATGGTGTACCATTAACTGACAATCGTTCCATCGCCACCGATTCTGACTTGTACAGGTTCAAGGGGGGCTTGGCTTTTGTTTCCTCCTATCGTCCTGAAGAGGGCCAAGGAGAGGCCGAGGAGCGAGCAAATACGATCAAGTATCGACCATACTCTCGGTTCGTTTTAGACCAGGATACGGGCGGAGCCATTAAAGGCAAGTCCCGGGTTGATCTTTATTGGGGAGAGGGGGACTATGCCTCCTTTGCTGCCCACAACTCATCTCATTTCGGCAATATTTTTTGGTTAATCAAAAAGTAG
- a CDS encoding polysaccharide deacetylase family protein — protein sequence MGGKNSCFRISLVSGLLGISLGASALGPADIHSEIQQSLQVHSQAQDFHDWADSAHTPEKLFTKWMREPNLQQLAAVVCSQLAQLSDTELSLFQDAIETHPFAAHLRCKDSVLEKVLIFFDSARNSIVDRLPAIPQTIGRDGQPAQPPTLGPSLEMDIKTDAGPVYFNADLDKKYIAFTFDDGPHSRNTQELLSVLAQEQVQATFFMVGKNVRALPQIVKEVARDGHSVGNHTWSHKNLHKTGFDGGTQEIMDGFQAIWDVLGYSHPFFRFPFGNRTDDLQKFVKANQFGTFFWNIDTLDWKYKDPDFLYDYALKQIENQGRGIVLFHDIQPQTIVVMPMLLHTLKAKGYMPVVFRSPEIRPQLPRP from the coding sequence ATGGGCGGCAAAAACTCGTGTTTTCGGATTTCATTGGTCTCTGGCCTGTTGGGCATTTCTCTTGGCGCATCTGCGCTAGGACCTGCAGACATTCATTCTGAGATTCAACAGTCACTTCAGGTACACAGCCAGGCACAGGATTTCCATGATTGGGCTGACTCCGCTCACACTCCGGAAAAGCTGTTCACCAAATGGATGAGGGAGCCCAATTTGCAGCAGCTGGCAGCTGTAGTCTGTTCGCAACTGGCTCAACTTAGCGACACCGAGCTCTCTCTTTTTCAGGACGCGATCGAAACTCACCCTTTTGCCGCTCACCTAAGGTGTAAAGATTCCGTTTTAGAAAAGGTTCTCATCTTTTTTGATTCCGCACGAAACTCCATTGTTGATCGACTCCCGGCAATTCCCCAGACGATTGGTAGAGACGGGCAACCCGCGCAACCGCCAACTCTTGGGCCAAGTCTGGAGATGGATATCAAAACCGATGCTGGTCCGGTTTACTTTAATGCTGACCTGGACAAAAAGTACATTGCCTTCACTTTTGACGATGGACCACATAGTCGCAACACCCAAGAGCTTTTGAGTGTTTTGGCCCAGGAACAGGTACAAGCCACTTTCTTTATGGTGGGCAAAAATGTGAGGGCACTCCCGCAAATTGTCAAGGAGGTTGCCCGTGATGGCCACTCAGTAGGTAACCATACTTGGAGCCACAAAAATCTACACAAAACAGGATTTGACGGGGGCACACAGGAAATCATGGACGGCTTTCAGGCCATCTGGGACGTATTGGGTTACTCCCACCCTTTCTTTCGGTTTCCATTTGGCAATCGCACCGACGATTTGCAGAAATTTGTGAAGGCAAATCAATTTGGCACATTTTTTTGGAACATCGACACGCTGGATTGGAAGTACAAAGATCCCGACTTTCTCTATGACTATGCTCTAAAACAAATCGAAAACCAAGGTCGAGGAATTGTCCTGTTCCATGATATTCAACCCCAGACGATCGTGGTCATGCCCATGCTTCTGCACACTCTAAAGGCCAAAGGCTATATGCCGGTGGTGTTTCGCTCTCCCGAAATCAGGCCCCAACTTCCACGGCCCTAG
- a CDS encoding GNAT family N-acetyltransferase, with amino-acid sequence MEHGQIVTWDQLSKEEQERVLPLFRQVFFLTSSRKSFSSDEEREKFWSSWTGYFFRNEPQHIYLALADDGQLCGYLTGCADSENAFPKIVGDIASFACFKDQFADFPAHLHVNCHPSHQGKGWGRRLVEAFVGDMAKTGVRGVHLVTSPEEENVHFYRRLNFSHQVGRHWKNYPLLFLGRRL; translated from the coding sequence ATGGAACATGGTCAAATTGTTACTTGGGATCAGCTATCGAAGGAGGAACAGGAGCGGGTTTTGCCCCTGTTTCGCCAGGTGTTCTTCCTCACCTCCAGTCGCAAGAGCTTTTCTTCAGATGAGGAGCGTGAAAAGTTCTGGAGCAGCTGGACGGGATATTTTTTCAGAAACGAGCCTCAACACATCTATCTTGCGCTCGCCGACGACGGTCAATTGTGTGGATACCTCACCGGTTGCGCTGACAGCGAGAACGCATTCCCAAAAATCGTTGGAGATATCGCAAGTTTCGCATGCTTTAAGGACCAATTTGCCGATTTTCCAGCTCACCTGCACGTCAACTGTCATCCCAGCCACCAGGGAAAGGGCTGGGGTCGACGCTTGGTGGAAGCCTTTGTGGGCGACATGGCAAAGACGGGGGTTCGGGGCGTCCATTTGGTGACAAGTCCGGAGGAGGAAAATGTCCACTTTTATCGCCGTCTCAATTTTAGTCATCAGGTGGGCCGCCACTGGAAAAACTACCCACTTCTGTTTCTCGGAAGGCGACTCTAG
- the purN gene encoding phosphoribosylglycinamide formyltransferase, which produces MGSRSSRGSVGTGTREGRDNRVEGAEARLVVLASGQGRVFAALAQACTELNLPLEIAGLIASRPNIGAQEVARAHGITETVINKKDFATEMEWDRLLCEQIESWGADWVLLSGYLTKLGPIVLDVYKNRVLNTHPSLLPKYGGKGMYGRRVHEAVIAAGDKVTGITLHLVNHDYDEGPILAQHEVPVRPGDTPESLEMRVVEAEKRFVVETLTALCRPQ; this is translated from the coding sequence ATGGGCAGTCGCTCCTCAAGAGGTAGCGTTGGAACCGGAACACGCGAGGGCAGGGATAACCGAGTCGAAGGCGCTGAGGCCCGACTGGTTGTTCTGGCAAGCGGACAGGGCCGCGTCTTTGCAGCTCTGGCTCAGGCCTGTACGGAGTTAAATCTGCCTCTTGAAATTGCGGGCCTCATCGCCTCTCGTCCCAATATCGGCGCTCAAGAGGTGGCCCGAGCCCACGGCATCACAGAAACAGTCATCAACAAAAAGGACTTCGCCACCGAAATGGAGTGGGATCGTCTCCTGTGTGAGCAAATTGAGTCATGGGGGGCGGATTGGGTTCTCCTTAGCGGGTATCTCACTAAGCTCGGACCCATTGTTTTGGACGTTTACAAAAACCGAGTTCTCAACACTCATCCCAGCCTATTGCCCAAATATGGGGGCAAGGGAATGTATGGCCGAAGAGTTCATGAGGCCGTCATCGCAGCCGGAGACAAAGTGACTGGCATTACCCTCCATCTTGTCAATCATGACTACGACGAAGGGCCCATTCTCGCTCAGCATGAGGTTCCTGTGCGCCCAGGAGATACCCCTGAAAGCCTCGAAATGCGCGTGGTGGAGGCGGAGAAGCGCTTTGTGGTGGAAACCCTAACGGCACTGTGCCGTCCCCAGTGA
- a CDS encoding ABC-2 family transporter protein yields MSRYLRLYAYFLRFSFSRAMEFRVDFFFRIFMDLIFYVVNILFFKVIFIHSDLLAGWTEPQVFIFVSGFLVVDAINMTVFSNNTWWLPLFVNRGDLDYYLVRPVSPFFFLNFRDFAANSFVNLILAGTIMVWAFQQYPEPLGWQRILLFIALLINGTLLYHLVNLLALLPVFWFHSGRGLQQIFWSLSKFVERPDRIFKGWVRVLLVSVVPFSLVASFPAQVLFSGDPTFLVLHILAVTALFSLVMSFIWRLALRTYSSASS; encoded by the coding sequence ATGAGCAGGTACCTTCGGTTGTACGCTTACTTCCTGCGGTTTTCATTTTCCCGCGCCATGGAATTTCGTGTGGATTTCTTCTTTCGCATATTTATGGATTTAATTTTTTATGTCGTAAACATTCTATTCTTTAAGGTTATTTTTATTCACTCGGATCTGCTGGCGGGATGGACCGAGCCCCAGGTGTTCATTTTTGTATCAGGATTCTTGGTCGTGGATGCGATCAATATGACGGTGTTCTCTAACAACACATGGTGGCTCCCACTATTTGTAAATCGGGGAGACCTTGATTATTATCTGGTGCGCCCTGTGTCTCCATTTTTCTTTCTAAATTTTCGCGATTTTGCCGCCAACTCCTTTGTGAATCTGATTTTGGCAGGGACCATCATGGTTTGGGCTTTCCAACAGTATCCGGAGCCTTTGGGTTGGCAGCGAATTCTGCTGTTCATTGCACTGTTGATCAACGGCACGCTCTTGTATCATTTGGTGAATCTGTTAGCTCTCCTGCCGGTGTTCTGGTTTCATTCTGGGAGAGGGCTTCAGCAGATATTCTGGAGCCTATCCAAGTTCGTGGAAAGGCCCGATCGCATTTTTAAAGGATGGGTGAGGGTCTTGCTGGTTTCCGTTGTGCCATTTTCGCTGGTGGCATCTTTTCCAGCACAGGTGCTGTTTTCCGGTGATCCAACCTTTTTGGTGCTTCACATTCTAGCTGTGACGGCCCTGTTTTCTCTCGTAATGTCGTTTATTTGGCGGCTGGCTCTCCGCACCTATTCTTCCGCGTCATCTTGA
- a CDS encoding ABC-2 family transporter protein: MSVEITTADVYRRSWSWIGAVLSMELRKIFSYRVDFWLQVVGGFFSQFVVAYYLWQAIFEHNQAEKIGGYSFPMMVAYYVLAPFVDRIVRANNAFVISQEIYEGSLSRYLIYPVNYLGFRFVSTLAHALVGLAQMVVGVGVILLIWGYPPELTIGWSGLAMGIASCLVSIFVYYLMASIIEMVAFWADNVWSLLVMLQFSSAFLGGGLIPLEVFPVWVQTSLLFTPFPYLIGYPIQGFMGRLSSEQWAEGLLIILLWTIPLMFTLRWIWERGRKTYTGVGI, from the coding sequence ATGAGCGTGGAGATCACAACGGCTGATGTGTATCGGCGCAGCTGGAGTTGGATCGGAGCGGTGCTTTCCATGGAGTTGCGCAAGATCTTCTCCTATCGAGTTGATTTTTGGCTTCAGGTAGTGGGAGGGTTTTTTTCCCAGTTTGTTGTCGCTTACTACTTGTGGCAGGCTATTTTTGAACACAATCAGGCGGAAAAAATCGGTGGCTACTCCTTTCCGATGATGGTTGCTTACTATGTCTTGGCGCCCTTTGTTGACCGAATTGTCAGGGCCAATAATGCATTCGTAATTTCCCAGGAGATTTATGAGGGCTCCCTCAGTCGCTATCTCATATATCCGGTCAACTATTTGGGGTTTCGCTTTGTCTCCACCCTCGCCCATGCCCTGGTTGGTCTCGCCCAGATGGTTGTCGGTGTCGGAGTTATTTTGTTGATTTGGGGGTATCCACCGGAGTTGACAATTGGCTGGTCCGGTTTGGCCATGGGGATCGCGTCCTGTCTGGTGAGCATCTTTGTCTACTATCTCATGGCTTCAATTATTGAGATGGTCGCTTTTTGGGCCGACAATGTTTGGAGTCTATTAGTGATGCTGCAGTTTTCATCTGCATTTCTGGGGGGAGGGCTCATTCCCTTGGAAGTCTTCCCCGTATGGGTTCAAACGAGTCTCCTCTTTACACCATTCCCCTATTTGATTGGCTACCCAATCCAGGGATTTATGGGTCGTCTTTCCAGCGAGCAATGGGCTGAAGGGCTGCTCATTATTTTGCTGTGGACTATTCCCTTAATGTTTACCTTGCGATGGATCTGGGAGCGGGGGCGAAAGACATACACGGGAGTAGGCATATGA